In one Nilaparvata lugens isolate BPH unplaced genomic scaffold, ASM1435652v1 scaffold51_1_2, whole genome shotgun sequence genomic region, the following are encoded:
- the LOC111059353 gene encoding zinc finger protein 184, which translates to MMTIPDIPVNRKKAGYNYAKETTPRILGVAQSKIANAGKGVWTRDMIKNQIQFGPYQGRTGKGNPKDPNYAWQLKEMAGGLNYIDASDERYSNWMRYVNCARNINEMNLMAYQFEGGIYYRTFRLVAPHEELFVFYGEQFGCSLGIDVKNFRNPTLTNEKDVSFYCAECNSVFTSPLYLEQHEMTCLLGRPPSKKPKLLHATQTTVTTVAPQSKNHGCTTASNQTSNPMMSVSNVQEPLSFTDGTSNEQHLSLNEGSTYGAKDKKLIELSGEKGVNSHLCNKTYSKKCREHENVRPFKCSDCDKAFPSNARLDRHFKSVHLKVCLFKCNMCHYKCSQNGDLKKHMDAVHLNIRRFECNMCDYKCSCNGHLKQHMDGVHLNVRKFECNMCDYKCSRNGDLKKHMNAVHLNIHKFECNMCDYKCSENSNLKKHMDAVHLNVRKFECNMCDYKCSQNTDLKRHMDSVHLNVHKFECNMCDYKCSRNDRLKKHMDAVHLNVCKF; encoded by the exons ATGATGACAATACCAGATATTCCG GTGAATAGGAAAAAGGCTGGATACAACTACGCCAAAGAAACAACTCCTAGAATCCTGGGAGTGGCACAGTCAAAGATTGCGAATGCTGGAAAAGGAGTCTGGACAAGGGACATGATCAAAAATCAGATTCAGTTCGGACCTTACCAAGGCCGAACGGGCAAAGGAAACCCTAAAGATCCCAACTATGCATGGCAG CTGAAAGAAATGGCTGGTGGGTTGAACTACATTGATGCCAGTGATGAGAGATACAGTAACTGGATGCGCTATGTGAACTGCGCaagaaatataaatgaaatgaatctgATGGCATATCAGTTTGAGGGCGGCATCTATTACAGAACTTTTCGTCTGGTTGCTCCTCATGAAGAGCTGTTTGTCTTCTATGGAGAACAGTTTGGCTGTAGTCTCGGCATTGATGTCAAGAACTTCAGGAATCCCACATTAACTAATGAAAAAG ATGTCAGCTTCTACTGCGCAGAGTGTAACTCAGTCTTCACCTCACCGCTCTACTTGGAGCAGCACGAAATGACCTGTCTACTGGGACGGCCACCAAGCAAGAAACCGAAACTCCTTCATGCTACACAAACTACTGTGACCACAGTTGCACCACAAAGCAAGAACCACGGTTGCACCACGGCATCTAATCAAACATCGAACCCAATGATGAGTGTAAGCAACGTTCAGGAACCTCTCTCATTCACTGATGGCACCTCAAACGAACAACACCTCTCATTGAATGAGGGTTCGACTTATGGTGCCAAAGACAAAAAACTGATAGAGTTATCAGGTGAAAAGGGTGTCAATAGCCACCTATGTAATAAGACTTATTCCAAAAAGTGTAGAGAGCATGAGAATGTAAGGCCATTCAAGTGTAGTGATTGTGATAAAGCTTTCCCTAGTAATGCAAGACTTGACCGACATTTTAAGTCAGTTCACTTGAAAGTGTGCTTGTTCAAATGCAATATGTGCCATTATAAGTGCTCAcaaaatggtgatttgaaaaaGCACATGGATGCTGTGCATTTGAATATACGTAGATTTGAATGCAATATGTGCGACTATAAGTGCTCATGCAATGGTCATTTGAAACAACACATGGATGGTGTGCATTTGAATGTACGTAAATTTGAGTGCAATATGTGTGACTATAAGTGCTCAcgaaatggtgatttgaaaaaGCACATGAATGCTGTGCATTTGAATATACATAAATTTGAATGCAATATGTGTGACTATAAGTGCTCAGAAAATAGTAATTTGAAAAAGCACATGGATGCTGTGCATTTGAATGTACGTAAATTTGAATGCAATATGTGCGACTATAAGTGCTCACAAAATACAGATTTGAAAAGACACATGGattctgtgcatttgaatgtaCATAAATTTGAATGCAATATGTGCGACTATAAGTGCTCACGAAATGATCGTTTGAAAAAGCACATGGATGCTGTACACTTGAATGTATgtaaattttaa